Proteins encoded by one window of Filimonas effusa:
- the paaZ gene encoding phenylacetic acid degradation bifunctional protein PaaZ: MKKLENYLSGRWITGDGEGQALTDAVTGELIGYASSRGLDFGSALAYGRENGGAALRKMSFQERGLMLRALAMHLRQHLEQFYTLSYKTGATRGDSWIDIEGGIGNLFAYASLRRKLPDTTYCIDGEGHQLGKEGSFMGQHLLIPKEGIAVHINAFNFPIWGMLEKIAVNLLAGVPAIVKPATLTSYLTEAVVKEIAASGILPDGALQLICGSAGDLLDHVTAQDVVTFTGSASTGQLLRTHSRILSQNVPFTMEADSLNCIVLGEDVTPGMPEWDIFIKEIRKEMTVKAGQKCTAIRRIFVPSEKIEDVQLALGKALSQIVIGNPLHEKVRMGALAGMAQREEVRSQVQRLLAGSQIIYGSMDSVELVDADASRGAFMSPLLLLNENPFDNTAVHEVEAFGPVATLMPYDSTEDAIGLARMGKGSLVSSIVTASPSIAREYVTGAGAWHGRILILNEACARESTGHGSPLPLLVHGGPGRAGGGEEMGGLRGLKHYMQRVAVQGSPSMLTAITETYHAGARQLEDVVHPFRKYFEDLIVGETLITAKRTITEADISNFANLSWDHFYAHTDHTSLEGTLFEKPVAHGYFIMSAAAGLFVDAAKGPVLLNYGIDDLRFLKPVYAGTTIGVRLTVKEKINQEKREPADIGKGIVKWYVDVYDQTGEQVAVGTILTMVKKRDQS; encoded by the coding sequence ATGAAGAAACTGGAAAACTACCTTTCCGGCCGTTGGATCACGGGAGACGGTGAAGGGCAGGCATTAACTGATGCGGTTACGGGGGAACTGATTGGTTATGCCAGCAGCCGTGGTCTTGATTTTGGATCGGCATTGGCTTATGGCCGTGAAAACGGAGGGGCTGCTTTGCGGAAGATGAGTTTCCAGGAACGGGGTTTAATGCTGCGTGCATTAGCCATGCACCTCAGGCAGCATCTTGAGCAATTTTACACTTTAAGTTATAAAACAGGGGCTACGCGCGGTGATAGCTGGATTGATATTGAAGGCGGTATCGGCAATTTATTTGCCTATGCTTCGCTCCGGCGCAAGTTGCCGGATACTACTTATTGTATTGACGGCGAGGGCCATCAGCTGGGCAAGGAAGGCAGCTTCATGGGACAGCATCTGCTGATTCCGAAGGAAGGTATAGCCGTGCATATCAATGCGTTCAATTTCCCCATATGGGGGATGCTGGAGAAGATTGCGGTGAATTTGCTGGCGGGTGTGCCTGCCATAGTGAAACCTGCAACGCTGACCAGTTATTTAACCGAAGCAGTAGTTAAGGAAATTGCAGCTTCGGGCATTTTACCTGACGGCGCTTTACAACTGATATGCGGCAGTGCGGGGGATTTATTGGATCATGTCACTGCGCAGGATGTGGTGACCTTTACGGGTTCTGCCTCTACGGGGCAGTTATTACGCACGCATTCCAGGATATTATCGCAGAATGTTCCTTTTACGATGGAAGCGGATTCCTTAAATTGTATTGTGCTGGGTGAAGATGTTACACCGGGTATGCCGGAGTGGGATATTTTCATTAAAGAAATCCGCAAAGAGATGACTGTTAAGGCGGGACAGAAGTGTACGGCTATACGCCGCATTTTTGTTCCATCGGAGAAGATTGAAGATGTACAGCTGGCGTTGGGCAAGGCTTTATCGCAAATCGTGATTGGCAATCCGCTGCATGAGAAGGTGCGCATGGGCGCACTGGCAGGTATGGCGCAGCGGGAAGAGGTAAGGAGCCAGGTTCAGCGGCTGCTGGCAGGTTCGCAGATCATTTATGGCAGTATGGATAGTGTGGAGCTGGTAGATGCTGATGCTTCGAGAGGGGCTTTTATGAGTCCTTTGCTTTTACTTAATGAAAATCCTTTTGATAATACGGCAGTGCACGAGGTGGAGGCTTTTGGTCCTGTTGCCACGCTGATGCCTTATGACAGTACGGAAGATGCCATTGGTTTAGCCAGGATGGGCAAGGGTTCGCTGGTTAGTTCTATTGTAACGGCCTCACCTTCTATTGCACGCGAGTATGTTACCGGTGCCGGCGCCTGGCATGGAAGGATACTTATTCTGAATGAGGCCTGTGCGCGCGAAAGTACGGGGCATGGTTCTCCCCTGCCATTGCTGGTGCATGGCGGCCCCGGAAGAGCTGGCGGCGGTGAAGAGATGGGAGGACTGAGGGGGCTTAAACACTATATGCAACGGGTAGCGGTACAGGGATCGCCCAGTATGCTTACCGCCATTACGGAGACCTATCATGCGGGCGCCAGGCAGCTGGAAGATGTGGTTCATCCTTTCAGAAAATACTTTGAGGACCTGATTGTTGGTGAGACACTGATCACTGCCAAAAGGACGATCACGGAAGCTGATATCAGCAATTTTGCGAACCTGAGCTGGGATCATTTTTATGCACATACCGATCATACTTCGCTGGAGGGGACTTTGTTTGAAAAGCCTGTAGCGCATGGGTATTTTATCATGAGCGCTGCTGCGGGGTTATTTGTCGATGCTGCAAAGGGGCCGGTATTGCTGAACTACGGCATAGACGATCTACGTTTTTTAAAACCTGTATATGCAGGCACAACAATTGGGGTAAGATTAACAGTAAAGGAAAAGATTAACCAGGAAAAGCGCGAACCGGCAGATATTGGCAAAGGGATTGTAAAATGGTATGTAGACGTTTACGATCAAACAGGCGAACAGGTAGCGGTCGGCACCATTTTAACGATGGTGAAGAAACGCGATCAATCATAA
- a CDS encoding enoyl-CoA hydratase/isomerase family protein, giving the protein MIIEVKDVQEGYVKTETHNHIMTIEFYHPKGNSLPGQILADLAHEITYAGNDKNIWVIVLRSAGSGSFCGGASFEELKAIKDEMQGKQFFSGFANVINAMRKCPKLIIARVHGKCVGGGVGLVAAADYAIAMEGAEVKLSELSIGIGPFVVGPAIERKIGLSSFSQLAIDASLWRNADWARRKGLYAELHPTLESMEESIARLSETLSRSNPEAMHEMKKMFWKGTEHWDQLLPERAAISGRLILGEYSKKKLGE; this is encoded by the coding sequence ATGATCATAGAAGTAAAAGATGTGCAGGAAGGTTATGTGAAGACGGAGACACACAATCATATTATGACCATTGAGTTTTATCATCCGAAGGGGAACTCTTTACCGGGGCAGATATTAGCGGACCTGGCTCATGAGATCACTTATGCGGGCAATGACAAAAACATATGGGTCATTGTATTACGTTCTGCCGGAAGTGGCAGTTTCTGCGGCGGCGCCAGCTTTGAGGAATTAAAAGCTATCAAAGATGAGATGCAGGGCAAGCAGTTTTTCAGCGGCTTCGCCAATGTTATTAATGCGATGCGCAAGTGCCCGAAGCTTATCATTGCCCGTGTACATGGCAAGTGTGTTGGCGGCGGCGTGGGGCTTGTAGCGGCTGCAGACTATGCTATTGCGATGGAAGGCGCTGAAGTTAAGCTCAGTGAATTATCGATAGGCATAGGGCCTTTTGTTGTTGGCCCGGCTATAGAGCGCAAGATAGGATTATCGTCGTTCAGCCAGCTGGCGATAGATGCTTCTTTATGGCGCAATGCTGACTGGGCAAGGCGCAAGGGGTTGTATGCGGAATTGCATCCTACTTTGGAGAGCATGGAGGAATCTATTGCGCGCCTGTCGGAGACATTATCGCGTTCGAATCCTGAGGCGATGCATGAGATGAAGAAGATGTTCTGGAAAGGGACTGAGCATTGGGATCAGCTGTTGCCGGAGAGAGCTGCGATCAGCGGGAGGCTGATACTTGGGGAGTATTCGAAGAAGAAGCTGGGGGAATAG
- a CDS encoding carbonic anhydrase: protein MMSPYERLLLENKAWAKERVDADKDYFNRLADLQKPEFLWIGCSDSRVPANEITNTQPGEIFVHRNVANLVIHTDVNLLSVLEYAVVHLKVKHVIVCGHYGCGGIKAAMTNDDYRQVLNMWLRNIKDVYRLHRDELEAIPDEDSRVDRLVELNVKEQVLHLAKTSTIQRAWKEEQRPYLHGWVYGLKDGLINPVFDMAPNTYLDPLYEYNFK from the coding sequence ATGATGAGTCCCTACGAAAGATTATTATTGGAAAACAAGGCCTGGGCTAAAGAAAGGGTGGATGCCGATAAAGATTACTTTAACAGGCTCGCCGATCTTCAGAAACCAGAATTCTTATGGATTGGCTGTAGCGACAGCCGTGTCCCTGCCAACGAAATTACAAATACCCAACCCGGAGAGATCTTCGTTCACCGCAACGTGGCCAACCTGGTTATTCATACCGATGTTAACTTGCTGAGCGTGCTGGAATATGCCGTCGTTCACCTGAAAGTAAAGCACGTTATCGTATGCGGCCACTACGGCTGTGGTGGTATCAAAGCTGCCATGACCAACGACGACTACAGGCAGGTCCTCAACATGTGGCTCCGCAACATCAAAGACGTTTACCGCCTCCACCGCGATGAACTCGAAGCCATCCCGGACGAAGACAGCCGCGTCGATCGTCTTGTTGAATTGAACGTAAAAGAACAGGTCCTCCACCTCGCCAAAACCTCTACCATCCAGCGCGCCTGGAAAGAAGAGCAAAGACCCTACCTCCATGGCTGGGTTTACGGCCTCAAAGACGGCCTCATCAACCCCGTCTTCGACATGGCCCCCAACACCTACCTCGATCCGTTATACGAGTATAACTTTAAATAA